A genomic segment from Candidatus Aenigmatarchaeota archaeon encodes:
- a CDS encoding SRPBCC family protein has product MKENSITVRIDKPIEEVFDFTTDPCNTHLWIPSIQEEVAEDYPPKIGTNYKNRGKEGKWNFYKVIEYEPGKIFTLSDREGNYHVRYTYKELDERRTEMTYFEWMNEGELECPFTEDILQNLKRVLEKR; this is encoded by the coding sequence ATGAAAGAAAACAGCATCACAGTCAGGATTGATAAACCAATTGAAGAAGTTTTCGATTTTACGACAGACCCGTGCAACACGCACCTCTGGATTCCTTCCATTCAGGAAGAAGTTGCCGAAGATTACCCGCCCAAAATCGGCACAAACTACAAAAATCGCGGAAAAGAAGGCAAGTGGAATTTCTACAAAGTTATAGAATACGAGCCAGGAAAAATATTCACGCTATCCGACCGGGAGGGAAATTATCACGTGAGGTACACTTACAAAGAATTGGATGAACGTAGAACTGAAATGACCTATTTTGAATGGATGAACGAAGGTGAACTGGAATGCCCATTTACAGAGGACATTTTGCAAAACCTCAAGCGGGTTTTAGAAAAAAGATAA
- a CDS encoding slipin family protein — MVWEYVLVVILLAIIASGLRLLYQYERGVVFTLGRYSHVKDPGLVWIVPVFQTMRKMDIRIKTSDIPRQEVITKDNIPILANTVVYFKVEKPADAVIKIEDFEYAVRQYTQAALRDVVGNSELDFVLTEREKIASSIKKIVDSETSGWGVDIESIKIQEIELPAEMKRAMAKQAEAERERRAVIIAAEGELKASENLRKASENLSKSPAAIHLRTLQTIRDIASDPSEKIVLFLPSDAGDVFKRAFKK, encoded by the coding sequence ATGGTGTGGGAATACGTCTTGGTTGTAATTCTTCTTGCTATTATTGCTTCAGGCCTGCGGCTTCTTTACCAGTACGAGAGGGGAGTCGTTTTCACGCTTGGAAGGTACAGCCACGTAAAGGACCCTGGGCTTGTCTGGATAGTTCCGGTCTTCCAGACGATGAGAAAGATGGACATACGGATAAAGACGTCAGACATTCCGCGCCAGGAAGTCATAACCAAAGATAACATTCCAATTCTTGCAAACACTGTCGTTTACTTCAAGGTCGAAAAGCCAGCTGATGCAGTCATTAAGATTGAGGACTTCGAGTACGCAGTCCGGCAGTACACCCAGGCGGCCTTAAGGGACGTAGTCGGAAACAGCGAGCTTGATTTTGTCCTGACGGAAAGGGAAAAGATCGCCTCAAGCATCAAGAAGATTGTCGACAGCGAGACTTCCGGCTGGGGGGTCGACATAGAATCGATCAAGATTCAGGAGATAGAGCTTCCGGCAGAGATGAAGCGCGCGATGGCAAAGCAGGCAGAGGCCGAGAGGGAAAGGCGCGCGGTAATAATAGCCGCAGAGGGCGAACTGAAGGCATCCGAGAACCTCAGGAAGGCATCCGAAAACCTGTCCAAAAGCCCGGCGGCAATTCACTTGAGAACTCTTCAGACGATAAGGGACATCGCCTCAGACCCTTCGGAAAAAATCGTCCTCTTCCTTCCTTCGGACGCAGGCGACGTGTTTAAACGGGCTTTCAAAAAATAA
- a CDS encoding LysE family transporter translates to MIMPYLESILLGVSLAAIPGPVFFEVMRRTLARGFGKTSLLILGVFLADFLLLVLTFYGLSQFLAIGWLSVAMYLAGGLLLIFIGVSSMRISEKEIKQASKKKASETNSAFMGFGLAFTSPLSIAVWISLGGSYLAQYAVRSVALTHMLMLAFGVMVFFFGLAFAVHTFRGKIESKYILATSKLFGLVLICYGVYALSGLANFA, encoded by the coding sequence ATGATTATGCCTTATCTGGAGAGCATTCTCTTGGGGGTTTCTCTAGCTGCAATTCCCGGCCCGGTATTTTTTGAGGTAATGCGGAGAACTTTAGCCCGGGGCTTTGGGAAGACATCCCTGCTGATTCTTGGCGTCTTCTTGGCTGATTTTTTGCTTCTGGTCTTGACCTTTTATGGCCTAAGCCAGTTTCTTGCAATTGGCTGGCTAAGTGTAGCAATGTATCTAGCAGGAGGGCTTCTCCTCATATTCATAGGGGTTAGCTCGATGCGAATAAGTGAAAAAGAAATCAAACAGGCGTCGAAGAAGAAAGCTTCGGAAACCAACTCTGCCTTTATGGGTTTTGGCCTTGCTTTTACAAGCCCACTGTCGATTGCCGTTTGGATTTCCCTGGGTGGATCCTACCTTGCCCAGTACGCAGTGCGCTCAGTTGCGCTTACCCATATGCTTATGCTTGCCTTTGGAGTCATGGTTTTCTTTTTTGGCCTTGCTTTTGCGGTTCACACGTTCAGGGGCAAGATTGAGTCCAAATACATTTTGGCAACTTCAAAACTGTTTGGCCTGGTTCTGATATGCTATGGGGTTTATGCTTTGTCCGGCTTGGCAAATTTTGCCTGA
- a CDS encoding TIGR00269 family protein gives MACKCGRETYFTRTYEGTELCRKCFVQSIEKKVKRVIRTNNLLSRGDKVGVALSGGKDSSSALYILAEIVKKRRDMEIFAVSIDEGIGEYRLKTIRKSSILCKKLGVPHYVYSFEEEYGGPLPELMKHNPELNACTFCGVLRRGLLNRKARELGATKLAYGFNLNDEAESVFMNFVFGNLDKFIRLGPIVKNKKIEKFVPRLKPLREIPEEELFLYCDALKIPYYGKKRCPYGKESVRKTIRKYLYDLEKKYPGTLFQIVKFADIIIPPLREKFQKTGKAAECESCGEITSKEICKVCELLEKVPHKKRKEAKKPE, from the coding sequence ATGGCTTGCAAATGCGGCAGGGAAACTTATTTTACGAGGACCTACGAGGGCACGGAACTGTGCAGAAAATGCTTCGTGCAGTCCATTGAAAAGAAAGTAAAAAGGGTCATAAGGACCAATAATCTGCTCTCCAGGGGGGATAAGGTAGGCGTTGCGCTTTCGGGGGGAAAAGACAGCTCCAGCGCACTCTACATCCTGGCAGAGATTGTAAAGAAAAGGCGCGACATGGAGATATTTGCGGTTTCAATTGACGAGGGCATCGGAGAATACCGGCTTAAGACCATCAGGAAAAGCTCAATTTTGTGCAAAAAGCTTGGCGTGCCCCATTACGTGTACTCCTTTGAAGAGGAATATGGGGGGCCACTCCCCGAACTGATGAAGCACAATCCAGAGCTGAACGCATGCACCTTTTGCGGCGTTTTAAGAAGGGGGCTTTTGAACCGAAAGGCGCGGGAGCTTGGGGCCACAAAGCTTGCGTACGGCTTCAACCTTAATGACGAGGCAGAATCGGTCTTCATGAATTTCGTCTTTGGAAACCTCGATAAATTCATACGGCTAGGGCCTATCGTGAAAAACAAAAAAATCGAGAAATTCGTGCCGCGGCTTAAGCCACTGCGGGAGATACCTGAAGAGGAGCTTTTCCTTTACTGCGATGCCCTGAAAATCCCTTATTACGGCAAAAAAAGGTGCCCTTATGGAAAAGAGTCCGTCAGAAAGACCATCAGAAAGTACCTCTACGACCTTGAGAAAAAGTACCCCGGAACTCTCTTCCAGATTGTGAAATTTGCCGATATCATCATACCTCCCTTAAGGGAGAAGTTTCAGAAAACCGGAAAAGCCGCAGAATGTGAGAGTTGCGGAGAGATTACGTCCAAGGAAATATGCAAGGTATGCGAACTACTTGAAAAAGTGCCCCACAAAAAAAGAAAGGAAGCCAAAAAGCCAGAGTAA
- a CDS encoding DUF2075 domain-containing protein codes for MKRSYYSRPLSEFLTDDSQTILGNLTENHEFRLEEQQRNAWLQEIILLKEQLANFEKGHILFEYSIPRMGRRVDVILIVSGMVFVLEFKVGSSDYPKSAIDQVVDYAVDLKNFQEGSHNIKLVPILVATNAPEKHAELKVYEDGIFQPLYCNSSNLSKTIAEVLTKHKEREINPYDWENSVYMPTPTIIEAAQALYQGHSVEEISRSDSGKINLSRTAEAINQIIDKAKQEKIKAICFITGVPGAGKTLAGLNLANERHKFIEEEHAVFLSGNGPLVDVLQEALARNEVKTSQEKVTKTKALKKSKAFIQNIHHFRDDALSVKTPPLEKVVIFDEAQRAWTHKQTSAFMQKKKGVLNFDMSEPEFLISIMDRHKDWAVIICLIGGGQEINTGEAGLPEWFTALRKKFAHWQIYLSTEISEVEYTQGANLQELLGELIYHSIEDLHLSTDIRSFRSENVSKFIKSLLDCDKESAIDIVPQLEGKYPIVVTRDINKAKVWLKQKARGSERIGLVASSGAYRLKPYGLCVQVKINAKNWFLNPKEDVRSSFYLEDVATEFDIQGLELDWVCVAWDADLRFEDGGWAYKLFRGKGWQTMREKENQNYLKNTYRVLLTRARQGLVIFIPEGDLNDATRLPEFYDKTFKYLRELGIKEV; via the coding sequence ATGAAACGCTCTTACTATTCAAGACCCTTGAGTGAATTCTTAACAGATGATTCTCAGACAATTTTAGGAAACTTAACTGAAAATCATGAATTTAGATTAGAAGAGCAACAAAGAAACGCTTGGTTGCAGGAAATAATCCTACTTAAAGAACAACTGGCGAACTTCGAAAAAGGCCATATTCTTTTCGAGTATTCAATCCCAAGAATGGGTCGCAGGGTAGACGTAATACTCATTGTATCGGGAATGGTTTTTGTTCTAGAATTCAAGGTAGGCAGTTCAGATTATCCAAAAAGTGCAATAGATCAAGTGGTGGACTATGCTGTAGACCTAAAAAATTTTCAAGAAGGGAGCCATAATATTAAATTAGTGCCCATTCTAGTAGCAACTAATGCTCCTGAGAAACACGCTGAGTTGAAGGTATATGAAGATGGCATCTTTCAACCCCTCTATTGTAACTCCTCAAATCTCTCCAAAACCATAGCTGAGGTCCTTACCAAACACAAGGAAAGAGAAATTAACCCTTACGACTGGGAAAATTCAGTATATATGCCAACACCCACAATTATCGAAGCCGCACAGGCCTTATACCAGGGGCATAGTGTTGAAGAAATATCCCGTTCGGATTCTGGAAAGATTAATCTAAGCAGAACTGCAGAAGCCATAAATCAAATAATTGATAAAGCAAAACAAGAAAAAATTAAAGCGATTTGTTTTATTACTGGAGTTCCGGGGGCAGGAAAAACTCTTGCTGGATTGAATCTAGCAAATGAAAGGCACAAATTCATTGAAGAAGAGCATGCGGTCTTTTTATCCGGAAATGGCCCCCTAGTAGACGTATTACAAGAGGCGTTAGCTAGAAACGAGGTTAAAACTTCCCAAGAGAAAGTTACAAAGACAAAAGCTTTAAAGAAATCCAAAGCATTCATTCAAAATATTCATCACTTTAGAGATGATGCCTTAAGTGTTAAGACCCCTCCCCTTGAGAAGGTTGTAATCTTCGATGAAGCCCAAAGAGCATGGACCCACAAACAAACCTCGGCATTTATGCAGAAGAAAAAAGGAGTCCTAAATTTTGACATGTCTGAACCAGAGTTTCTAATCAGCATAATGGATCGCCACAAAGACTGGGCAGTTATTATATGCTTGATTGGTGGAGGTCAAGAGATAAATACGGGGGAGGCCGGTTTGCCTGAATGGTTCACAGCATTGAGAAAAAAGTTCGCCCATTGGCAAATCTATCTTTCAACAGAGATATCTGAAGTAGAATATACTCAAGGGGCTAACCTCCAAGAGCTACTTGGTGAATTAATATATCATTCTATTGAGGATTTACACCTAAGCACAGATATTCGCTCATTCAGAAGTGAAAATGTATCCAAGTTCATCAAATCGCTTTTAGACTGCGATAAAGAATCTGCAATAGATATAGTCCCTCAGTTAGAGGGTAAATACCCAATTGTGGTTACGAGGGACATCAATAAAGCAAAAGTCTGGCTGAAACAAAAAGCAAGAGGTTCAGAAAGAATAGGTCTCGTCGCTAGCTCTGGAGCATATAGACTAAAACCCTATGGGTTATGCGTCCAGGTAAAGATTAATGCCAAAAATTGGTTCTTAAATCCTAAAGAAGATGTTAGATCATCATTCTATCTTGAAGATGTGGCTACAGAATTTGACATACAAGGTCTAGAGCTTGATTGGGTGTGTGTCGCATGGGACGCTGACCTCAGATTTGAAGATGGGGGTTGGGCCTATAAACTTTTCAGAGGAAAAGGTTGGCAAACTATGAGAGAAAAGGAAAACCAAAATTATCTAAAAAATACTTATCGAGTACTGCTCACGCGGGCAAGACAAGGCCTAGTGATATTTATACCTGAAGGAGACCTTAATGACGCCACCAGACTTCCAGAGTTCTATGACAAAACATTCAAGTACCTAAGGGAACTTGGGATTAAAGAAGTATGA